A portion of the Platichthys flesus chromosome 7, fPlaFle2.1, whole genome shotgun sequence genome contains these proteins:
- the LOC133957107 gene encoding potassium voltage-gated channel subfamily D member 3 — translation MAAGVAAWLPFARAAAIGWMPVANLPMPVAPAEKTKRREELIILNVSGRRFQTWRNTLDRYPDTLLGSSEKEFFYNEETKEYFFDRDPDLFRSVLNFYRTGKLHYPRYECIASYDEELAFFGIQPEIIGDCCYEEYKDRKRENAERLMDDQEDNKDNKPPNMTCRETMWRAFENPHTSTMALVFYYVTGFFIAVSVITNVVETVPCGLVPNQKEVPCGVRYTVAFFCMDTACVMIFTVEYLMRLFAAPSRYRFMRSVMSIIDVVAILPYYIGLVMTDNEDVSGAFVTLRVFRVFRIFKFSRHSQGLRILGYTLKSCASELGFLLFSLTMAIIIFATVMFYAEKGSTSSKFTSIPASFWYTIVTMTTLG, via the coding sequence ATGGCGGCAGGAGTAGCGGCATGGCTTCCCTTTGCCCGGGCGGCAGCTATCGGGTGGATGCCCGTGGCCAATTTGCCCATGCCAGTGGCGCCTGCTGAGAAGACCAAGCGGCGGGAGGAGCTTATCATTCTTAATGTTAGTGGACGGCGCTTCCAGACATGGAGGAACACGTTGGACCGCTATCCGGACACCCTGCTGGGCAGCTCAGAGAAGGAGTTCTTCTACAACGAGGAGACCAAAGAGTACTTCTTTGACCGGGACCCTGACTTGTTCCGCAGTGTGCTCAACTTCTACCGCACTGGCAAGCTCCACTACCCACGCTACGAGTGCATCGCCTCCTATGATGAGGAGCTGGCGTTCTTTGGCATTCAGCCAGAGATCATTGGTGACTGCTGCTATGAAGAGTACAAggacaggaagagggagaacGCAGAACGTCTGATGGATGACCAGGAGGACAACAAGGACAACAAGCCGCCCAACATGACCTGCAGGGAGACCATGTGGCGGGCTTTTGAGAACCCCCACACTTCCACCATGGCCCTAGTCTTCTACTATGTCACAGGCTTCTTCATCGCTGTTTCTGTCATCACAAATGTTGTGGAGACAGTCCCCTGCGGCTTGGTACCCAACCAGAAGGAGGTTCCATGTGGCGTACGCTACACTGTGGCCTTTTTCTGCATGGACACGGCCTGCGTTATGATTTTCACCGTGGAGTACCTGATGCGCTTGTTTGCTGCGCCCAGCCGCTACCGATTCATGAGGTCGGTCATGAGCATCATTGATGTGGTGGCAATCTTGCCCTATTACATTGGCCTGGTGATGACTGACAATGAGGATGTGAGCGGCGCTTTCGTGACCCTCCGAGTTTTCCGCGTGTTCCGTATCTTTAAGTTCTCCCGTCACTCGCAGGGCCTGCGCATCCTGGGCTACACGCTGAAGAGCTGTGCCTCCGAGCTGGGcttcctgctcttctccctcactATGGCCATAATTATCTTTGCTACGGTTATGTTCTACGCAGAGAAGGGTTCAACCTCCAGCAAATTCACCAGCATCCCAGCCTCCTTCTGGTACACCATTGTTACTATGACAACGCTCGGGTAA